The genomic DNA GGCATCAAGGTAGAAGATATGAGCCGACACTATGCCCGATACAAAGACCTCAACGAGTACCACGTTGCCCAAAGAACAGGGCAAAAACAGGTGATACCATCTCGTAAACGAGGACTTGGACGATAAGGCAAAAGAGAGCAAATAACATTATTCCATCATCAGGTATCCAAAGATTCAGGAAATAAAATGTATGCGAATAAACGGCTTTGTTTCGATAGCTACGGCAGTTCCTCAGAACCGCAAGTTTGCAGAGCCAACTTAGAAACAAAGCCTCCGTGCATTCAGAGAATGCAAGCTCCTCAAGGGCGAACTTCGGACGAGACGAAATGGTCATTTCAAGAAATGCCATAGCTCATTAGGGCATTTTCTTCACGCTGCACTCCGTTACCGCTAAAAATACCCTCCTGAGCCAAGGGACTTCGCCCCTTTGGATACCCCTTAAAACAAACTTCAAACAATGGGCTACGCCGTACTACATATAGACAAGGCGAGGAGCAACGACTCGGGAAATACCGCTCATATAGCGCGGACATATACCCCGAGTAACGTCGATCCTTCTCGCACACGCCTGAACAGGGAATTGGTGCAATTCCCTGCAAATGTGACCAACCGTAGCGAAGCGATAGAACATCGTATCGCCACGGCAGGTATCTACCGAAAGGTTGCAAAGAACCAAGTCAAAGCCTTGCGCTTTATCCTGTCGAGTTCTCCTGAGGATATGGCTCGTATAGAGCAGGAAGGACTCCTGTACGAGTGGTGTGATGAATCGATGGATTGGCTTCGCTCCACTTTTGGAGCAGACAATGTGGTCGCTGCCACGCTACATGCAGACGAGGATACTCCCCATATTCACGCCACGGTCGTTCCGATTGTCACGGGCGAAAGAAGGAAAGCCAAAGAGGAAGCCGAGAACGGAAAACGGAAGTACAAGACGAAGAAGAACAAGGTACGGCTTTGTGCCGATGATGTGCTTACGCCCAAGAAACTGGAGCAGTATCAGACGGACTATGCCAAGCGAGTGCAACGGTTCGGATTGGAACGGGGCGTGCACGGCTCGGAAGCCAAGCACCGGACCACGATGGAGTATTACAAGGAAATTCTCAAATCCACGAAAGAGAAGGAAACTCAAAAGGCGGAACTCACAGCCAAGATAAAGGAGCTGGAGAAGCAGGCAGGCAAGCTACGTATGAAAGGAACGCTATATTCTATCTTTGGCAACTCCGAACTTGACAAAGCAGAGAAGCGTATTGCAGACTTGGAGCAGGAAGCCGAACGGCAACGGTATCTTTCTCAAAAGGAGAAGAATGAAATCCGAAAGGAAGTCGTTCTCTTGCAGGACACAATCAAGGGAAGGGACAGAGTCATTGCCGAATTGAAAGAAACCGTGCAGGTTTATGAGGAAGAGCGGAATTGGATAAAACGCTTCTTCAGTGGCTTCTACCAACTCTTGAATATCCGTCTGATGCTCCGAAAGATGGGTTTCTCTGATGACAGAATAGCGGAGATGTATCGCACGGAGACGCCCCTGCGAGGCACGGCTAAAGCCTATTCGGGATTATACAAGAGAGAGTTTACGGAAGAGGACAGCGAAATCCGTATCATCAAGGACGAGAAGAAACGACCTCTTTTGACCATCAACGGGCTTCCCATTACCGATTGGTGCGAACAGAAATGGAAACAGCTAATCAATCGCAACCGCTCGCAACGACTGTAATTGCTTTTTTCTTTCACCGACAAGAAGAAAAACAAGAAAAGACGCTCACATACCCTCATAAATGCTTACCTTTACAAGCAAATAAATGTAAACTACGCATTTTAAGCAATTCTGTACTTATTGATTATGGCAATGCGAGTAAGTCTTAAGGAATTAATCCAAAGTTCAATTGTTTTGCAGTATCATCTACCTCATGATATTGCAGATAAGCACATTTCATGCTCATGTATTTCAACAGAAAAAGATTATTGTTTACATCAAAATGGGACCAATATTGATATAGCAAACATAATCTATAATGGAATAGTTGAGTATGCTTATAGTGATAATGAAATAGATTTAACTCAGCTTGACAAGCTCCAAATAAGAGCATTGTTAAGCAAACTAAAATTTGACCCAAGTGCTTCAGAAAGTATTCAGCTGGGGTATGGTTTTCAAGGCGAAGTTATGCTTCATCTTCTCCTTAGTCATTTTTTTCATGCAGAAAAGGCACTTGCTAGAGGATATTTATACTCTGCTTTAGAAAATGCTGAGACTAAAGGTTATGATTCATATTTGATGGTAGAAGACAATCAAACAATATTTCTACTTTTTGGAGAAGCAAAATTTTACTTGGATGGATATAAAAAGTCGTTAGACTCTATATTTGATAATATTAACAAAACTCTTTCTGATTCTTACTTCAATCGGAATTTTATTGCGATGGAAAACCACTATGAACATATTGAGCCGAAGAGTAGAATTCGACAAATTATTGATCAATGGCGAGCTGACCCATTGATAAATATGGCAAAAGAAGCCAGTCGACACAATATGCACCTTGTATATCCGATGCTAGTTATCTTTGATGATAAAATGACTGTATACGATGATCTCATAATGGGTATAATATCATATATTCAAACCAAATATAGTGCTGTGCAACCTACACTAACAATC from Parabacteroides merdae ATCC 43184 includes the following:
- the mobV gene encoding MobV family relaxase, which encodes MGYAVLHIDKARSNDSGNTAHIARTYTPSNVDPSRTRLNRELVQFPANVTNRSEAIEHRIATAGIYRKVAKNQVKALRFILSSSPEDMARIEQEGLLYEWCDESMDWLRSTFGADNVVAATLHADEDTPHIHATVVPIVTGERRKAKEEAENGKRKYKTKKNKVRLCADDVLTPKKLEQYQTDYAKRVQRFGLERGVHGSEAKHRTTMEYYKEILKSTKEKETQKAELTAKIKELEKQAGKLRMKGTLYSIFGNSELDKAEKRIADLEQEAERQRYLSQKEKNEIRKEVVLLQDTIKGRDRVIAELKETVQVYEEERNWIKRFFSGFYQLLNIRLMLRKMGFSDDRIAEMYRTETPLRGTAKAYSGLYKREFTEEDSEIRIIKDEKKRPLLTINGLPITDWCEQKWKQLINRNRSQRL
- a CDS encoding HamA C-terminal domain-containing protein, producing MAMRVSLKELIQSSIVLQYHLPHDIADKHISCSCISTEKDYCLHQNGTNIDIANIIYNGIVEYAYSDNEIDLTQLDKLQIRALLSKLKFDPSASESIQLGYGFQGEVMLHLLLSHFFHAEKALARGYLYSALENAETKGYDSYLMVEDNQTIFLLFGEAKFYLDGYKKSLDSIFDNINKTLSDSYFNRNFIAMENHYEHIEPKSRIRQIIDQWRADPLINMAKEASRHNMHLVYPMLVIFDDKMTVYDDLIMGIISYIQTKYSAVQPTLTIPYTIFFLFFHVDNSRIIKTQVLQWINQKQQLMP